A single Oceanimonas doudoroffii DNA region contains:
- a CDS encoding DeoR/GlpR family DNA-binding transcription regulator gives MSKRNTQQRRHTIITLLNEQGEVTVDELARRFDTSEVTIRKDLGALEKNGLLLRRYGGAVPVPSEMVADGPAEPVSKRKQALARAAAARIRDHNRIIIDSGSTTAALLGELGRKSGLVVMTNSLNIANVLRELEPEPTLLMTGGTWDPSSESFQGRVAEQVLRSYDFDQLFIGADGIDLERGTTTFNELTGLSRVMAEVAREVVVMVESDKIGRKIPNLELPWNAIHTLVTDSGISEAEQQALEQKGITLVIAPSS, from the coding sequence ATGTCGAAACGCAACACCCAACAGCGCCGTCATACCATCATCACCCTGCTGAATGAGCAGGGCGAGGTGACCGTGGACGAACTGGCTCGGCGGTTTGATACCTCGGAAGTGACTATTCGCAAGGATCTGGGTGCCCTTGAGAAAAACGGCCTGTTGCTGCGCCGTTACGGCGGCGCCGTACCGGTGCCGAGCGAAATGGTGGCGGACGGCCCGGCCGAACCGGTTTCAAAACGAAAGCAGGCACTGGCCCGGGCGGCGGCGGCGCGCATTCGTGATCACAACCGCATCATTATCGACAGCGGCAGCACCACGGCGGCACTGTTGGGCGAGTTGGGCCGCAAAAGTGGCCTGGTGGTGATGACCAACTCGCTCAATATCGCCAATGTCCTGCGTGAGCTGGAGCCCGAGCCAACCCTGTTGATGACCGGTGGCACCTGGGATCCGTCTTCCGAGTCGTTTCAGGGCAGAGTGGCCGAACAGGTGCTGCGATCTTACGACTTTGATCAGCTGTTTATTGGCGCCGACGGCATCGATCTGGAGCGGGGCACCACCACCTTTAACGAACTCACCGGCCTGTCGCGGGTGATGGCCGAGGTAGCCCGGGAAGTGGTGGTGATGGTGGAGTCCGACAAGATCGGCCGCAAAATCCCCAACCTGGAACTGCCCTGGAACGCCATTCATACCCTGGTGACCGACAGCGGCATTAGTGAAGCAGAACAACAAGCATTAGAGCAAAAGGGCATCACCCTGGTGATTGCGCCTTCATCCTGA